CAGCGGCTCATCGATCTTGTGCGCCAGCTCAGTACCTGAGAGCGCGAGGCCGATAGAGAAGGCGCCGATTATCATCGCCAGCCCGGCGGTCTCCGCCATTCCCGCGGCAAGAAGGCCAAGCGCCAGCGCGAGCGAGACCTGCGCGCCGCCGGACCGGAACTTTCCAAGTAGGTTTGAGATGTGCTTCGACAGAAGGATGCCGATGCCGGTCAGGCCGAGCCAGAACCCGAATGCTTTGAAGGCGACCCAACCGACCGAGGTGACCGAAATGTTACCCGTGGCGCTGATTCCCACCACGACCGTGAGGACGAGAATGCCGATAACATCGTCCAGCACGGCGGCGCCGAGTATTGTCACCCCCTCGGGCGAGATCAGCTTCTTGATATCTCCCAGAACGCGGACTGTAATGCCGACCGAGGTGGCGGTCATCACCGCGCCCATGAAGAGCGCCGTCCCGTCCGTCATGCTGTCGGCGTAACCGAACGCCATCGTGAGCGCGACGCCGAAGATGAACGGCAGGATGACGCCGCCGACGGCGACGATCGTCGCCGGCCTGGCGTACTTCAGGAATTGGCCAAGGTTGGTCTCAAGCCCCGCCATGAACAGCAGGACGATGGACCCGACCTGGGCGATGGACCACAGGCCCTCGGACACGGGGATTGAAAACCCCTCGTGCCCGCCTTCCGCCAGGTGAGGGAAGAGCGCTCCGACAACGGGGAGGTCCATGCCTCCGAGCGCGTACGGGCCGATGATTATGCCCGCCGCCAGCTCTCCCAGGACAGCCGGCATCTTGAGGAAACGGTCGCAGATTTCGCCCGCGACCTTCGCGGCTACGAGGATTATCGCAAGCTGGAATACAAGCTTGATGAGCGCATCGTGGTCCATACCCTGTACCTGCCCTGGCGCGCCATTGGAGCGGAGCCCCGTATATTCTGATGCTTACGCCACGGCCGTGCAAGCGAGGAAGGGGCGGTGAAAACGCAAGGGTCCCGGCATTCGCCGGGACCCTTCTTGGGTCACTGGAGGATTGTGCGAGACCTACACTACCTTGAGAATCTTGTACTTCAGCGTGCCTCGGGGAGTTGAGACGACCACTTCCTGGCCGGCGGAGCGCGATATGAGCGCCTTTCCGACGGGGGAGGCATCGGATATCTTGCCTTCGTTCGGCTTGGCCTCGGACGCGCCTACTACCCAGTACTTGTAGTCCTTGTTGGTCAGGAGGTTCTTGAGGTGGACCTCGGAGCCGACCCTGACCGCCTGCCCGCTGGTCCGGGTGGCATCGGCTATGACTGCGACATTCAGAGTGCCCTCAATCTGGCGAATGCGGGACTCGAGCAGTCCTAGCTGCTCGCGGGCTGCCTCGAGGGGTGCGTTCTCTCGAACGTCCTTGTCTGCCGCTGCCCTTCTGATCTCGGCCGCGATGGGAGCGCGCTCCGACTTGAATCGCTCCAGGTCTGCCACGAGCTGCGCGTGGCCGTCGGCGGTGAGCTCCACCGTCTGCTTCTCGTCAGATGTCTTGTGTCCCCGTGCCCTTGTTTTAGTCTTTCGAATACGGATGTGCTGCGCCAGGTTATGCTCAATCATGCCCTTCTTCTTGGCGAAG
This SAR202 cluster bacterium DNA region includes the following protein-coding sequences:
- a CDS encoding cation:proton antiporter — protein: MDHDALIKLVFQLAIILVAAKVAGEICDRFLKMPAVLGELAAGIIIGPYALGGMDLPVVGALFPHLAEGGHEGFSIPVSEGLWSIAQVGSIVLLFMAGLETNLGQFLKYARPATIVAVGGVILPFIFGVALTMAFGYADSMTDGTALFMGAVMTATSVGITVRVLGDIKKLISPEGVTILGAAVLDDVIGILVLTVVVGISATGNISVTSVGWVAFKAFGFWLGLTGIGILLSKHISNLLGKFRSGGAQVSLALALGLLAAGMAETAGLAMIIGAFSIGLALSGTELAHKIDEPLRGIGALLVPVFFVVTGMLVDVSTMSGVVVFGLVITLFAAIGKLIGCGLPSLAVGFNTRGAMRIGAGMLPRGEVALIMAGVGITQGVLGQDLYGVAIMMTIITTAVAPPLLAVLFKSDVPRGKARDGGVKGEG